ACCGAATCGAAATATTCCGGAAGACCCGTACGCGGGAACTTGTCAAATACCTTGGTTCGGAATGACTTGTAGCCGGTCTTTCGTCCTTCCCAAAACGGCGAATTTGTGGAAAGCGCAAAAATATGCGGCAGGAAATAACATGCCTGGTTCATCAGTTGCAGGCCGATTTCGCGGTTGGCAATGCCCACATGGCAATGCATACCGAAAATCAGGTTGGAGCGTGCGGCGTCCTGCAGTTCGTTGACGATGTTATGGTAACGTGGATCGTCAGTAATCGGCTGGTCCTGCCAACGCGAAAACGGGTGTGTCCCCGCCCCACCGACCACAAGATTTTGCTTGTGCGCCAGTTCAACAATCTTTCCACGCAGGTGCAGGATTTCTTCCCTGGCTTCCTGGACGGTTTTACAGATGTTTGTTCCCACCTCCACAACCGATTGGTGCATTTCTGCCTTGACCTGCTCGTTAAGGATGATTTTGGCACCGTCGACGATTTTCGAGAGATGCGAGCGTAAATCCCTCGATTCAGGATCGATAATCTGGTATTCTTCTTCAACCCCAAGCGTAAAAACGGGTAGTTTTGCTTTCATTAGATGTGTTGTAAATGAATCATTTTAATTGATAAAATCTGGGATTCCAATTCCTTGCCTGCCGGTTTTCTCAACTTATTTTGCCGCAGCCGCAGCGTCTTTTATAAAGGTGCCCCAGGTGAGATTCATCTGGCCGTCTTTGTGTTTTTTGGCTGCCGCAATCGCCATTTTAGCGGCTTCTTCAACAACCCATTCGAAATTTTCCTGGCCTACTGAAGTGTATTCGGCATCGGGCGCCGGGTTTCCGAAATCAATCGCATATGGAATCCCGTCACGTACGGCAAACTCAACTGTATTGAAATCATAGCCTAATCCGTTGCACAGCCTCAATGTGTAGTCTTTTATGGTTGCGAGCAGTTTCTTATCGGTTACCGGATTGTCGACAACGTAGCGCAGATGGTGCGGGTTTCTCGGTTCGTACGGCATGATCCGCACCGCTTTCCTACCAAGGCAGTACACCCGGAAATAGGATTCGAACACAATCTCTTCCTGTAATAACATCACGAGCTGGCCGGTTTCACGATGCTTTTCCCAAAACTCGTCCTTATTTTCGAGGCGGTATACGTTTTTCCATCCGCCGCCCGCGTATGGTTTCATGTAAGCCGGAAAACCGATGTAGTTGAATATGCTTTCCCAATCCATAGGGTAAGCAAGGTTCCGGAATGATTTTGCCGTAGTGTCTGTCGGGTGCTCCGCAGACGGCAAAATTACCGTGTTTGGCAAGGGTACGCCCAGTGTATCAGCAAGGCAGTTGTTAAAGAACTTGTCATCGGCACTCCACCAAAAAGGGTTGTTGATGACATTCGTGCCTGTCAGCGCCGCATTCTTAAGATAGGCCCTGTAAAAAGGGACGTCCTGTGAGATACGGTCGATAATTACCGCATATTCGCCGCCCTTGTTCTGTACCACCTTGTCGATGGAAACCGCTTCGGCCACGATATTTTTTTCAGCTTTCGAATTCACCCTGTCAATGAATGCTTGCGGGAAGGTATCTTCCATCCCGAATAAAATCCCGATTTTTTTCATGGTAATCTGTCCTGATTTATGTTATGTAAATTTGATTCTTGATAAATAATGCGGAAACATCTCGCGCCAGACCGGCCAGTCATGTTGCCTGTCGCGACGGATATCGAGCCAGTGGTCGACTTCGCGGCTGCTCAGGACCTTACTCAGTTGCAGGTTTGAATCGAGGCAGACATCCAAGTTTGATGTCCCCAATACGATGTCCATGTTCCATAACTCGTGGTCGTTAAGTCCGTACAGGTAGTCTTCAGGACTATTGAAAAACACGTCGTCATTGTGAAAACCGTCCATAAAACTTTTAATGCTGAAGGCACCGCTCATAGAGAACATATGGCTCACATAACCCGGATGCCTGAAGGCAAAATTGGCCGCATGGTATCCGCCGAAGCTGCAACCCGCCGTCACGACCTTGCCTGACGGCGTGTTGTTCCTCACCCGCTCGACGATTTCGTGGCAAATCATTTTATCATACCAGCCGTGGTTCTGGATGCGGTGTACCGGGTGGATCTTTTTGTTGTAGAAACTGTCCTTATCGATACTGCCCGGGCAGAAAATCTGGATGAGCCCCTGTTCGATATACCAACGCGCAGATTCAATGAGGCCCTGGTCGCGGTTTTCATGGTAGCTGCCCATTGACGTCGGAAAGAGGATCACCGGATAGCCCGCATGCCCGAAAACAAGCATCTCGATGTCGCGGCTCAGATTGGGCGAATACCATTTAAAATATTCTTCTTTCATATAAGTGTTTTGTTTAACAATTATAGTGAAAATAAATAAGAATCATAACGTTTTCACTAATGCCAAACGATTATTATCACAATCGGATTAATATTTATGAAAGATTAGTAAAATTCCATTTAAACGGGAAAAATCAACTTCGATTTAAAGTTTCGGCAATAAAAAAAGAAGCAACTGCGCCTTAGTGTAGCTCACAGCTGCAATTCAAAAAGCTGCACCTGGCTTTTCAGTCGGTCGATGAGCATTGACATCATGCGCTTATTCAAATCAGATGAATTGCGGATGTATCGCGTATACTCCTCAACGGTAAACAGCGCAATGACCATTCCCTTGAGCGCGTTCCGGAATTTGATGTCCCGCTGTATGCTGTGCTCGATAAAATGAAGTTTTTTTTCGACGTTAAAATGATAGAAGTCGGTTTTGCTTTTGGCGATGTAGTTCCTGAACACCTCGATGAATAAATCATTCTGAAGCTTCAATACCGGCCGGAGGGTTTCGTTCTGGAAAAATTCATCGGCCGATGATTGTGCGTTTACGGTTCCCTGCATTTCACCCCGGAATGCGGTCAGGAATTGGTCTCTTGCGCTCATTTTTCTTTTAAAGTTAGGAATTAATGAAGCAGCGGCGAAAACCAAAAATCCGTAGTTATGAATAACTTATCAACCGTCAGTCGAGGCGATTGACGGTAATGAGAAAACGCTCAGTGGGAATACTGACGCTATCGATTGTATGAATCCTGAATTTGGATGTCGTCCAGCGGTTGCTTCCTTCAATCCGGATGGTCTTCCCGCTGTCGTTAAATTTCAGTTCAAATGGCATCTCGAAATCGCTGACATCCGTCTGCCAGCGGTATTGCAGCCTATTGCGGTGTTTGCGCAGTTGCAGTATCGGATATTTGGTATAGCGCAGGTACTGGTCAAAAACGGGTTTCAGGTTAAAACCGCTTTTCTGGCTGAAAAACTGTTCGACCATTTCGGTAGTAATGATTTTATGGCGAAAGGTAGTCGAATACTCCAAAAGCATTTTCCACCATTTTTCGTCATCATTTACCATGCTCCGGATGGTATTCACAAGCCAGGCACCTTTCGGATACATATCGCCCGAGCCTTCGTTATTGACGCCGAAATGCCCTATGACAGCCGACTTGTTTTCAATATTGGCTTTGAGTCCGTTCAGGTATTCCATCGCTTTTTCAGCGCCAAGCGTGCATTCGATATAAACGGCTTCGCTGTAATTGGTAAACCCCTCATGAATCCACATGTCGGCGATGTCTGCGGCTGTGATGCTGTTTCCGAACCATTCGTGACCGCTTTCATGGATGATGATGAAGTCAAACGTAAGTCCGATACCGGTGCCAGACAAATCCCGGCCCAGATAACCTGACTTATACTTATTCCCGTATGCCACGGCGCTTTGGTGCTCCATGCCCAGATAAGGTGTTTCGACGAGCTTATATCCATCAGTCGTGAAAGGGTAGGGGCCAAATTTACTCTGGAAGCAGTCCATCATCGGCTTGACCTGTTCGAACTGCTTCCGGGCTTTTTGCTCGTTGTCGCGCAACACATAGTAGTCCAGGTCGAGGCCTTTATAGTTTTCGCCGAAATGCACATAATCGCCGATATTGAGCGAGATCCCGTAAGTATTGATCGGGTTTTTGACTTCCCAGTCCCAGCGCGTGTATCCGTCATTCAAATCCTGTGATCCTGTAAACCGCCCGTTTGACACGCCCATCAGGCCATTGGGAACAGCTAATTTGATGGTTACGCCGTTGTCCGGCTCATCCGTTTGGGAATCCTTGCACGGATACCACAGGCTGGCCCCCGTTCCCTGTACAGCTGTAGCGATCCAGTCTTTTCCTGCCGTGTCTTTTGAGAATACAAATCCGCCGTCCCAGGGCGCGCGTTGGGCCACAATCGGGTTGCCGGAATAATAGAAAGTGATCTTTTGGTCCGAATCCTTTGCCAGTGGTGTCGGGAAGTCGATGAAGACTGCGTTGAAATCCCTTTTGAATTGGAGTCGGTTCGAATCCCAGACAATACTGTCGACCTGCATATTCCCGAACAAATCGATCTGGATCCTCGACGTGTTTTCTACAACCCTGAATGCAATGTCGTTGAATCCGCGAATGGATTTCTGCGAAGGGA
The nucleotide sequence above comes from Flavobacterium magnum. Encoded proteins:
- a CDS encoding carboxylate-amine ligase; protein product: MKAKLPVFTLGVEEEYQIIDPESRDLRSHLSKIVDGAKIILNEQVKAEMHQSVVEVGTNICKTVQEAREEILHLRGKIVELAHKQNLVVGGAGTHPFSRWQDQPITDDPRYHNIVNELQDAARSNLIFGMHCHVGIANREIGLQLMNQACYFLPHIFALSTNSPFWEGRKTGYKSFRTKVFDKFPRTGLPEYFDSVSAYDNYLETLVKTNCIDNPKKIWWDLRLHPFYDTIEFRICDMSLTVEETMCIVALIQAIVAKLYKLTMQNTSFNIYRLALIRENKFRAARYGIDNHMIDFGLQKEVETKMLIQELLEFVDDVVDELGSREDIQYVHQIMANGTGADKQLAVFEQHHGDLTKVVDFITSEFTKGL
- a CDS encoding ATP-grasp domain-containing protein encodes the protein MKKIGILFGMEDTFPQAFIDRVNSKAEKNIVAEAVSIDKVVQNKGGEYAVIIDRISQDVPFYRAYLKNAALTGTNVINNPFWWSADDKFFNNCLADTLGVPLPNTVILPSAEHPTDTTAKSFRNLAYPMDWESIFNYIGFPAYMKPYAGGGWKNVYRLENKDEFWEKHRETGQLVMLLQEEIVFESYFRVYCLGRKAVRIMPYEPRNPHHLRYVVDNPVTDKKLLATIKDYTLRLCNGLGYDFNTVEFAVRDGIPYAIDFGNPAPDAEYTSVGQENFEWVVEEAAKMAIAAAKKHKDGQMNLTWGTFIKDAAAAAK
- a CDS encoding esterase family protein — its product is MKEEYFKWYSPNLSRDIEMLVFGHAGYPVILFPTSMGSYHENRDQGLIESARWYIEQGLIQIFCPGSIDKDSFYNKKIHPVHRIQNHGWYDKMICHEIVERVRNNTPSGKVVTAGCSFGGYHAANFAFRHPGYVSHMFSMSGAFSIKSFMDGFHNDDVFFNSPEDYLYGLNDHELWNMDIVLGTSNLDVCLDSNLQLSKVLSSREVDHWLDIRRDRQHDWPVWREMFPHYLSRIKFT
- a CDS encoding glyoxalase, with the protein product MSARDQFLTAFRGEMQGTVNAQSSADEFFQNETLRPVLKLQNDLFIEVFRNYIAKSKTDFYHFNVEKKLHFIEHSIQRDIKFRNALKGMVIALFTVEEYTRYIRNSSDLNKRMMSMLIDRLKSQVQLFELQL
- a CDS encoding M1 family metallopeptidase, whose protein sequence is MMKGFAAALLMMAVAKGFSQETFSRKDSLQGGMRSERSCFDIRRYDINLRVIPSQKSIRGFNDIAFRVVENTSRIQIDLFGNMQVDSIVWDSNRLQFKRDFNAVFIDFPTPLAKDSDQKITFYYSGNPIVAQRAPWDGGFVFSKDTAGKDWIATAVQGTGASLWYPCKDSQTDEPDNGVTIKLAVPNGLMGVSNGRFTGSQDLNDGYTRWDWEVKNPINTYGISLNIGDYVHFGENYKGLDLDYYVLRDNEQKARKQFEQVKPMMDCFQSKFGPYPFTTDGYKLVETPYLGMEHQSAVAYGNKYKSGYLGRDLSGTGIGLTFDFIIIHESGHEWFGNSITAADIADMWIHEGFTNYSEAVYIECTLGAEKAMEYLNGLKANIENKSAVIGHFGVNNEGSGDMYPKGAWLVNTIRSMVNDDEKWWKMLLEYSTTFRHKIITTEMVEQFFSQKSGFNLKPVFDQYLRYTKYPILQLRKHRNRLQYRWQTDVSDFEMPFELKFNDSGKTIRIEGSNRWTTSKFRIHTIDSVSIPTERFLITVNRLD